Proteins encoded in a region of the Apium graveolens cultivar Ventura unplaced genomic scaffold, ASM990537v1 ctg3684, whole genome shotgun sequence genome:
- the LOC141701281 gene encoding secreted RxLR effector protein 161-like has translation MLDSNPTKVPMLVIGGLRYLVHTRPNLAYSVIVSEFMEKPKIMNQNAAKRILRYLKGTMNLGLIYAANEDNNIVIGYSDSDLAGNMEDMKSTRGRVFSLIRSLITWNSQKQKCVELSSCKEEFMVATTASCQEVWVKETVVSNYRAQHTTNNFVYNSKSAIDLAKNPSFHGMSKHIDIRFHFIRECIENGDIVVKHIYT, from the coding sequence ATGTTGGATTCCAATCCAACTAAAGTTCCAATGCTTGTGATTGGCGGACTGCGATACTTGGTCCATACTAGACCTAATTTGGCATACTCGGTCATCGTAAGTGAATTTATGGAGAAACCTAAAATTATGAATCAAAATGCAGCCAAACGTATATTACGTTATTTGAAGGGCACAATGAATCTTGGGTTGATCTACGCTGCTAATGAAGATAATAATATAGTGATTGGATATTCAGATAGTGATTTGGCTGGGAACATGGAGGACATGAAAAGTACTAGAGGCCGGGTATTTTCCCTCATCAGAAGTCTGATAACCTGGAATTCTCAAAAACAAAAATGTGTGGAACTCTCTTCTTGCAAAGAAGAGTTTATGGTAGCCACGACAGCCTCGTGTCAAGAAGTGTGGGTTAAGGAAACTGTTGTCTCAAATTACCGGGCTCAACATACCACCAATAACTTTGTTTACAACAGTAAGTCAGCTATCGACTTAGCAAAAAATCCTTCATTCCACGGCATGAGTAAGCATATTGACATTCGTTTTCATTTCATAAGGGAATGTATTGAAAATGGAGATATAGTTGTGAAGCATATTTACACTTAA